The following coding sequences are from one Brooklawnia cerclae window:
- a CDS encoding GTP-binding protein: MKFVTVAGPPSSGKTSVILRTIDHLRERGLDTGVIKFDCLSSSDAGTYRRHGVTAKVGLAGSLCPDHFFITNVDQALQWGQRQGFDVLVSESAGLCNRCSPHVRDVLAVCVIDNLSGISTPDKIGPMLRFADVIVVTKGDIVSQAEREVFTARIRQVNRLARILTVNGITGQGSFALSRCIAEAATTDSLIGNFLRFSLPSALCSYCIGQTRIDPAFQAGNLRRIRFDE; this comes from the coding sequence GTGAAGTTCGTCACTGTCGCGGGCCCGCCGAGTTCGGGCAAGACCTCGGTCATCCTCAGGACCATCGACCACCTGCGCGAGCGCGGGCTGGACACGGGGGTGATCAAGTTCGACTGCCTGAGCTCGTCGGACGCCGGCACCTATCGTCGTCACGGGGTGACCGCCAAGGTCGGCCTGGCCGGAAGCCTGTGCCCCGACCACTTCTTCATCACCAACGTCGACCAGGCGCTCCAGTGGGGGCAACGCCAGGGTTTCGACGTGCTGGTCAGTGAGAGCGCGGGCCTGTGCAACCGGTGCTCGCCGCACGTGAGGGACGTGCTCGCAGTGTGCGTGATCGACAATCTCTCGGGCATCTCGACCCCCGACAAGATCGGTCCCATGCTGCGGTTCGCCGACGTCATCGTGGTCACCAAGGGCGACATCGTCTCCCAGGCCGAACGGGAGGTCTTCACCGCGCGCATCCGTCAGGTGAACCGGCTGGCCCGCATCCTCACGGTGAACGGGATCACCGGGCAGGGGTCGTTCGCGCTCAGCCGGTGCATCGCTGAGGCAGCCACGACCGATTCCCTGATCGGCAACTTCCTGCGGTTCTCCCTGCCATCGGCGCTGTGCTCCTACTGCATCGGGCAGACCCGCATCGACCCGGCCTTCCAGGCGGGCAACCTGCGCCGGATCAGGTTCGACGAATGA
- a CDS encoding ABC transporter substrate-binding protein, which yields MVQTIGIESLLSQHAPSRHLDFKVEVPCPVKNRFQAAYEAFLRKQYETTGRRFYSFVPSMCGEHADVPGTLRDIAAVTSADDLPEVAIDSASGAFTCPAVVDRFVRTGAFQRIHDLSGVPFLNGAEFTDPYGAYNVIAVNPEVLLVDRKALGDRPVPRSIEDLLDPIYTDSICIADSHRAIGTRFLTYIYLTYGEEGLDAIDRTIGTALNGPTVARTAGHTSPAPAAIYMAPWVFAQGAVKPGRLEIVWPSEGALCNPTLLMVRADLSPENQALVDFALSPELGEVFATSNLPSTVPGAPNVLPRGARVQWPGWGHLLDGDQASLDATLMARFGKYHRSNSC from the coding sequence ATGGTCCAGACGATCGGGATCGAATCCCTTCTCTCGCAACACGCGCCCAGCCGCCACCTCGACTTCAAGGTCGAGGTCCCCTGTCCGGTCAAGAACCGGTTTCAGGCCGCCTACGAGGCATTCCTGCGCAAGCAGTACGAGACCACCGGGCGACGGTTCTACAGCTTCGTCCCCTCCATGTGCGGCGAGCATGCCGACGTGCCCGGCACCCTGCGCGACATCGCGGCCGTCACCTCGGCCGACGATCTGCCGGAGGTCGCCATCGACAGCGCGTCCGGCGCGTTCACCTGCCCCGCTGTCGTCGACCGGTTCGTGCGCACCGGAGCCTTCCAGCGCATCCACGACCTGTCGGGGGTGCCGTTCCTCAACGGTGCCGAGTTCACCGACCCGTACGGCGCCTACAACGTGATCGCGGTGAATCCCGAGGTGCTCCTGGTCGACCGCAAGGCATTGGGCGATCGTCCCGTGCCCCGCTCGATCGAGGACCTCCTCGACCCGATCTACACCGACAGCATCTGCATCGCCGACAGCCACCGGGCCATCGGCACCCGGTTCCTCACCTACATCTACCTCACCTACGGCGAAGAGGGCCTGGACGCGATCGACCGCACGATCGGCACAGCGCTCAACGGCCCGACAGTGGCCCGCACCGCCGGCCACACCAGTCCGGCACCCGCCGCCATCTACATGGCGCCGTGGGTCTTCGCACAGGGCGCGGTCAAGCCGGGACGCCTGGAGATCGTCTGGCCGTCCGAGGGTGCCCTGTGCAATCCGACGCTGCTGATGGTGCGCGCCGACCTGAGCCCGGAGAACCAGGCGCTCGTCGACTTCGCGCTGTCACCCGAACTCGGCGAGGTGTTCGCCACGAGCAACCTGCCGTCCACCGTGCCCGGCGCCCCGAACGTGCTCCCCCGCGGCGCCCGCGTGCAGTGGCCCGGTTGGGGGCACCTCTTGGACGGCGACCAGGCGTCACTCGACGCGACGCTGATGGCACGCTTCGGCAAGTACCATCGCTCGAACTCCTGCTAG
- the rmuC gene encoding DNA recombination protein RmuC, translated as MDAMSLLLLVMALLIGAGAGAVVMRAVGRSGQQVADVRGEARRTEELAGLRTQVAQAQALQSQAQADASAARSELSQARADIARTETEKALARQQVAEARAAAEQARADQAGVEARLAAAVAERDTARKLAEELRADRETQVNQFKVLSSETLKEQGRQADAVAQQRLQATRDAMAPVEKNLAALNERLTQVEKDRSELAAGLREQVKTVVTTSENLRRETNALTTALRKPQVRGAWGELQLKRVVEISGMLDHCDFYEQASDQTTSDARIRPDMKVMLGDDKFIYVDSKVPLSAFLDAMETTDDDIRAARLQQFADNVKSHIDQLSAKEYWKSDTHSPEFVVLFIPSESLASEALAQRPTLLEYATGKNIVLASPTTLIGLLRSVAYGWKQAALADSAAEVFALGRELYDRLATMGTNFNKLGRSLQSSVNAYNSTLGSLETRVFVSARRFRDLQVTDKDFAEVKGLEQTTRLLSAPELLADAARDDDHTPTGVGPADELREIAPVQPSVAELVDEQQPSDPAPWRQLG; from the coding sequence ATGGATGCGATGAGCCTGCTTCTGTTGGTGATGGCCCTACTGATCGGCGCCGGGGCCGGGGCCGTCGTCATGCGCGCGGTGGGACGCAGCGGGCAGCAGGTCGCCGACGTCCGTGGCGAGGCCCGGCGCACCGAGGAGCTCGCCGGCCTGCGGACGCAGGTGGCCCAGGCCCAGGCGCTGCAGTCGCAGGCGCAGGCCGATGCCTCCGCGGCGCGTTCCGAGCTGTCGCAGGCCCGGGCCGACATCGCCCGCACCGAGACCGAGAAGGCGTTGGCTCGCCAGCAGGTGGCCGAGGCCAGGGCGGCTGCGGAACAGGCCCGCGCCGACCAGGCGGGAGTGGAGGCGCGCCTCGCGGCGGCGGTGGCCGAGCGCGACACGGCGCGCAAGCTCGCCGAGGAGCTCCGCGCCGACCGCGAGACGCAGGTCAACCAGTTCAAGGTGCTGTCGTCCGAGACCCTCAAGGAGCAGGGCAGGCAGGCCGACGCGGTCGCCCAGCAGCGATTGCAGGCGACCCGCGACGCGATGGCCCCGGTGGAGAAGAACCTCGCCGCGCTCAACGAGCGTCTCACCCAGGTGGAGAAGGACCGCTCCGAGCTGGCCGCCGGCCTGCGCGAGCAGGTCAAGACCGTCGTGACCACCAGCGAGAACCTGCGCCGCGAGACCAACGCGCTGACGACCGCTCTGCGCAAGCCGCAGGTGCGCGGCGCCTGGGGCGAGTTGCAGCTCAAGCGCGTCGTTGAGATCTCGGGGATGCTCGACCACTGCGACTTCTACGAGCAGGCGAGCGACCAGACCACCTCGGACGCCCGCATCCGGCCCGACATGAAGGTGATGCTCGGCGACGACAAGTTCATCTACGTCGACTCGAAGGTGCCGCTCAGCGCCTTCCTGGATGCGATGGAGACCACGGACGACGACATCCGGGCCGCCCGGTTGCAGCAGTTCGCCGACAACGTCAAGAGCCACATCGACCAGTTGTCGGCCAAGGAGTACTGGAAGTCCGACACCCATTCGCCGGAGTTCGTCGTGCTGTTCATCCCGAGTGAGTCGCTGGCATCCGAGGCGCTCGCCCAGCGTCCGACACTGCTCGAGTACGCGACGGGCAAGAACATCGTCCTGGCATCCCCGACCACCCTGATCGGGTTGCTGCGATCGGTCGCCTACGGGTGGAAGCAGGCTGCCCTGGCCGATTCCGCCGCGGAAGTCTTCGCGCTGGGACGTGAGCTGTACGACCGCCTGGCGACCATGGGCACCAACTTCAACAAGCTGGGACGCTCGCTGCAGTCGTCGGTCAACGCCTACAACAGCACCCTCGGCTCGCTGGAGACGCGCGTGTTCGTGAGCGCGCGCCGGTTCCGCGACCTGCAGGTCACCGACAAGGACTTCGCCGAGGTCAAGGGGCTGGAGCAGACGACCCGCCTGTTGTCGGCACCCGAGTTGCTGGCCGATGCGGCGCGGGACGATGATCACACGCCCACCGGCGTCGGCCCGGCCGACGAGTTGCGTGAGATCGCCCCGGTTCAGCCCTCGGTGGCCGAGCTCGTGGACGAGCAGCAGCCGAGCGACCCCGCCCCCTGGCGTCAGCTCGGCTGA
- a CDS encoding asparaginase, producing MTDRQRPARRIAVLATGGTIASRSTPSGIVPTLSVTEVISDVPVPDEVTVVAREIMRKASQQLTMADLRHIQDAVRQMLALTGEDAIDGVVVTHGTDTLEETAFLLDLVHDDERPVVVTGAMRAADSRRSDGQTNLADAIAVAASDQARGAGVLVCLAGSVLAAEGTRKLHTLRLDTFGSVELPGPLGGVTDGDVTIPLRRFRHPPLPPAGEAFDRVRVDMVMVFPGADDVVLRACADAGASAVVLLGVGNGNANDEIVSGVRRLTRQGIVVAVGSRAPFGPTVAMYGDGGGQDLVDAGAVMLHGLPPTQARVLLALLASQGLDPAAIAEALRGYTHPSPGRPPVWQ from the coding sequence ATGACCGACCGGCAGCGTCCTGCGCGCCGTATCGCGGTGCTCGCGACCGGCGGGACGATCGCCTCACGCTCCACGCCGTCGGGGATCGTCCCCACCCTGTCGGTCACCGAGGTGATCAGTGACGTTCCCGTGCCCGACGAGGTGACCGTCGTCGCACGCGAGATCATGCGCAAGGCGTCACAGCAGCTCACGATGGCCGACCTGCGCCACATCCAGGACGCCGTCCGCCAGATGCTGGCGCTCACCGGAGAGGACGCGATCGACGGTGTGGTCGTCACGCACGGCACCGACACCCTGGAGGAGACGGCCTTCCTACTCGACCTCGTCCACGACGACGAACGACCCGTCGTGGTGACCGGCGCCATGCGAGCCGCGGACTCCCGCCGCAGCGACGGGCAGACGAACCTCGCGGACGCGATCGCGGTGGCTGCCTCCGACCAGGCCCGGGGAGCGGGAGTTCTCGTGTGTCTCGCGGGTTCGGTGCTGGCGGCCGAGGGGACGCGCAAGCTGCACACTCTTCGCCTCGACACGTTCGGCTCCGTCGAACTGCCCGGTCCGCTCGGTGGTGTGACGGACGGGGACGTCACGATCCCGCTGCGGCGATTCCGGCACCCCCCGCTTCCGCCGGCCGGCGAGGCCTTCGACCGGGTGCGCGTCGACATGGTGATGGTCTTCCCGGGCGCGGACGACGTCGTGTTGCGTGCCTGCGCCGACGCCGGAGCGTCCGCGGTGGTGCTCCTGGGTGTGGGCAACGGCAACGCCAACGACGAGATCGTCAGCGGCGTGCGCCGGCTGACCCGGCAGGGCATCGTCGTGGCGGTCGGCAGCCGCGCCCCCTTCGGCCCCACGGTCGCCATGTACGGGGACGGGGGAGGCCAGGACCTCGTGGACGCCGGGGCGGTCATGCTGCACGGGCTGCCCCCGACGCAGGCGCGCGTCCTGCTCGCCCTGCTGGCGTCCCAGGGGCTCGACCCCGCCGCCATTGCCGAGGCACTGCGCGGCTACACGCACCCCTCCCCCGGGCGCCCACCCGTGTGGCAGTGA
- a CDS encoding ATP-binding cassette domain-containing protein, whose amino-acid sequence MTLIPPDLATDLLVRRSIAELIAEYPYVENYFAAIRLDVMDPSRSVVEVLGDHPEEYFADYGLSKADFATSIVAFVEQVLSQGPDELGTITSLTLLPGHDKAGRPEACGLVVRAGEVTCIVGPTGSGKSRLLEDIECLAQGDTPTGRRVLVNGAEPSDEQRYDLGHRLVAQLTQNMNFVIDLPVGEFIVLHAESRDVPMPDEVATRVIECANTLAGEPINPATPVTQLSGGQSRALMIADTALLSASPIVLVDEIENAGIDRRKALDLLVGADKIVLMSTHDPILALLGDRRAVIENGAIRDVLDASDAELANLAFLTDLDEHLGALRERIRAGERIEEDLAAAFMTGPLRLRRGTPTPPG is encoded by the coding sequence ATGACACTCATCCCGCCCGATCTCGCCACCGATCTCCTCGTCCGCCGCTCGATCGCCGAGTTGATCGCCGAGTACCCCTACGTCGAGAACTACTTCGCGGCGATCCGGCTGGACGTCATGGACCCCAGCCGGTCGGTGGTCGAGGTTCTGGGCGACCATCCCGAGGAGTATTTCGCCGACTACGGGCTCAGCAAGGCCGACTTCGCCACCAGCATCGTCGCGTTCGTCGAGCAGGTACTGTCGCAAGGCCCCGACGAACTGGGGACGATCACCTCGCTCACCCTGCTTCCCGGCCACGACAAGGCAGGACGCCCAGAGGCGTGCGGGCTGGTCGTCCGTGCCGGAGAGGTGACCTGCATCGTCGGGCCGACAGGCTCGGGCAAGTCACGGCTGCTCGAAGACATCGAATGTCTCGCCCAGGGCGACACCCCGACCGGACGCCGGGTGCTGGTGAACGGTGCGGAACCCTCCGACGAGCAGCGATACGACCTCGGTCACCGGTTGGTCGCTCAGCTGACCCAGAACATGAACTTCGTCATCGATCTGCCGGTCGGCGAGTTCATCGTCCTGCACGCTGAGAGCCGCGACGTGCCGATGCCCGATGAGGTCGCCACGCGGGTGATCGAGTGCGCCAACACCCTGGCCGGGGAACCCATCAACCCCGCCACGCCCGTGACCCAGCTGTCGGGCGGGCAGTCTCGGGCCCTCATGATCGCCGACACCGCGCTGCTGTCCGCCTCGCCGATCGTCCTGGTCGACGAGATCGAGAACGCCGGAATCGACCGCCGCAAGGCACTCGACCTGCTGGTGGGTGCCGACAAGATCGTCCTGATGTCGACCCACGACCCGATCCTGGCCCTGTTGGGCGACCGTCGCGCGGTGATCGAGAACGGCGCGATACGCGACGTCCTGGACGCCTCGGACGCCGAGCTCGCCAACCTCGCCTTCCTCACCGACCTGGACGAGCACCTCGGAGCACTCCGGGAGCGGATCAGGGCGGGCGAGCGCATCGAGGAGGATCTCGCCGCCGCCTTCATGACCGGGCCGCTCAGGCTCCGGCGAGGAACTCCGACGCCACCTGGCTGA
- a CDS encoding DUF4190 domain-containing protein yields the protein MTEPNPGFDQTQPPVPGQQASASSPGFSPAEYYGQTGYAAPQPDYLAPGASLPGYAQPGNAPDARDLWAQPGSPYGQQVAPRDSGPLDYGYPPNPGYAVVPDHPQSTPVLVFGIIGLFLFPPMAVAALVMGNRARRDVRERPDAYRDSGNLTAGWVMGIIGTALLSIYAMFVLVFFVALVVIA from the coding sequence GTGACCGAGCCCAACCCTGGCTTCGACCAGACCCAGCCCCCGGTTCCCGGGCAGCAGGCGAGCGCGTCCAGCCCGGGCTTCTCCCCCGCCGAGTACTACGGCCAGACGGGATACGCCGCACCCCAGCCCGACTACCTGGCACCAGGCGCCTCGCTCCCCGGCTACGCCCAGCCCGGCAACGCCCCGGATGCCCGGGACCTCTGGGCGCAACCGGGCAGCCCCTACGGTCAGCAGGTCGCGCCCCGCGATTCCGGTCCCCTCGACTACGGCTATCCGCCCAACCCGGGCTATGCCGTGGTGCCTGATCATCCCCAGTCGACGCCGGTGCTGGTCTTCGGGATCATCGGCTTGTTCCTGTTCCCGCCGATGGCCGTCGCGGCGCTCGTGATGGGCAACCGGGCGCGCCGCGACGTGCGCGAACGCCCCGACGCTTATCGCGACTCCGGCAACCTCACGGCCGGTTGGGTGATGGGGATCATCGGCACCGCCCTGCTGTCCATCTACGCGATGTTCGTCCTGGTGTTCTTCGTCGCGCTCGTGGTCATCGCCTGA
- a CDS encoding M18 family aminopeptidase gives MPYPDEYLASLVDFLGASPTSYHAAEAMAAALRAAGFTQLDERLPWDEQETRAFVVRDGAVAAWVAPRIWDETTGLRVFACHTDSPGLKLKPSGPFERAGYPLANVEVYGGPILHTWFDRELAVAGRVVGLDGVERLVRTEAIAIVPDLAVHLDRSQRDGLAIDAQRDLMPVFTLENGRTIEEHVWRRVGLDADAVGGYDLFLVPAQGPAVFGTDGDFLASARLDNLASVHSGLTAILRAERTNDLQFLVAFDHEEIGSQTLTGASGSLLDDVLVRLSDARSWSPDRHTAWLRRGWCLSADVTHAVHPNRPDRHDPVAWPRLNGGPVLKWSAAMRYATDAASTAVWRRACRAAGVPSQVFVNNNDVPGGSSLGPLSSTRSGLRTVDAGIAVWAMHSIRETCGVHDPAMLSQVASEFLAGA, from the coding sequence ATGCCGTATCCGGACGAATATCTCGCCAGCCTCGTCGACTTCCTGGGCGCCTCGCCGACCTCGTACCATGCCGCCGAGGCGATGGCCGCAGCGCTGCGGGCCGCCGGGTTCACCCAGCTCGACGAACGCCTGCCCTGGGACGAGCAGGAGACGCGCGCCTTCGTCGTCCGGGACGGGGCGGTGGCGGCCTGGGTGGCTCCGCGCATCTGGGACGAGACCACCGGCCTGCGCGTCTTCGCCTGTCACACGGACTCTCCCGGGCTGAAGCTGAAACCGTCCGGACCGTTCGAGCGCGCCGGGTACCCGCTGGCGAACGTGGAGGTCTACGGCGGCCCGATCCTGCACACCTGGTTCGATCGTGAGCTGGCGGTCGCCGGACGCGTCGTGGGCCTCGACGGGGTCGAGCGACTCGTGCGCACCGAGGCGATCGCGATCGTGCCCGACCTCGCGGTCCACCTCGACCGTAGTCAGCGCGACGGGCTGGCGATAGATGCCCAGCGCGACCTGATGCCGGTGTTCACCCTGGAGAACGGGCGGACCATCGAGGAGCACGTGTGGCGCCGGGTCGGCCTGGACGCGGACGCGGTCGGCGGGTACGACCTGTTCCTCGTCCCGGCCCAGGGGCCCGCGGTGTTCGGCACGGACGGGGATTTTCTGGCCTCGGCCCGTCTCGACAACCTCGCGTCGGTGCACTCCGGGCTGACGGCGATCCTGCGCGCGGAGCGCACGAACGACCTCCAGTTCCTCGTGGCGTTCGACCACGAGGAGATCGGATCACAAACGCTCACGGGGGCGTCGGGTTCGCTGCTGGACGACGTGCTCGTCCGCCTGTCGGATGCCCGGTCGTGGTCGCCCGACCGGCACACGGCCTGGTTGCGCCGCGGATGGTGCCTGTCGGCCGATGTCACCCATGCCGTCCACCCCAACCGCCCCGACCGGCACGACCCGGTCGCCTGGCCGAGGCTCAACGGGGGGCCCGTGCTGAAGTGGAGCGCGGCCATGCGCTACGCCACCGACGCAGCCTCGACCGCGGTGTGGCGGCGGGCATGCCGTGCGGCCGGCGTGCCGTCTCAGGTGTTCGTGAACAACAACGACGTGCCCGGGGGGTCGAGCCTGGGCCCCCTGTCGTCGACGCGGTCGGGGCTTCGCACGGTGGACGCGGGCATCGCGGTCTGGGCGATGCATTCCATCCGCGAGACGTGCGGGGTTCACGACCCCGCGATGCTCAGCCAGGTGGCGTCGGAGTTCCTCGCCGGAGCCTGA